The proteins below are encoded in one region of Taeniopygia guttata chromosome 15, bTaeGut7.mat, whole genome shotgun sequence:
- the FAM222A gene encoding protein FAM222A, with protein MLACLQRTQNPPAQHLPCPSKALEPRKCETAPMHSPRYPSPAELDAYAQKVANSPLTIKIFPTNIRVPQHKHLNRTVNGYDTTGQRYSPYPLHAGGYQGLLAIVKASGKSVVKNSEGKRTKLSPAQVGVAPYPASSTLAQGPSCAAGQLSYHGGQKQLEGPVPPNVTVAASVLPLAGRSLALPPSNLPSIQSIIYQINQQCQAQGAQPGCPAVVAAHPSPAKHGAFGPGYGGTVLPECRKGAELALGSNPTAALGPKAGVYPEGMDYLVWQQKQQQQHLRMYSGGSGGGGALSKSPETCAGASRPYGLGGATDKVSSSPLNCMHGNFAVGQYFAPPWNSILVTPNSDCYNPPELGAGPRELGVPPAEGLPSKSLCNTSILSSSLQSLEYLINDIHPPCIKEQMLGKGYETVSVPRLLDHQHAHIRLPVYR; from the coding sequence GCGAGACAGCCCCCATGCATTCCCCGCGCTACCCCAGCCCTGCCGAGCTGGACGCCTACGCACAGAAGGTGGCCAACAGCCCGCTGACCATCAAGATCTTCCCCACCAACATCAGGGTCCCCCAGCACAAGCACCTTAACCGGACGGTGAACGGCTACGACACCACGGGGCAGCGGTACAGCCCCTACCCCCTGCACGCCGGCGGCTaccaggggctgctggccatTGTCAAAGCCTCCGGCAAAAGCGTGGTGAAGAACTCGGAGGGGAAGCGGACTAAGCTCTCGCCCGCCCAGGTGGGCGTCGCTCCCTACCCCGCCTCAAGCACTTTAGCTCAAGGTCCCTCCTGCGCCGCCGGGCAGCTGAGCTACCACGGCGGCCAGAAGCAGCTGGAGGGTCCCGTGCCCCCCAACGTGACGGTGGCGGCCTCGGTGCTGCCGCTGGCGGGCAGGAGCCTGGCCCTGCCGCCCTCCAACCTGCCCTCCATCCAGAGCATCATCTACCAGATCAATCAGCAGTGCCAGGCGCAGGGTGCCCAGCCCGGCTGCCCGGCCGTCGTGGCCGCCCACCCCAGCCCGGCCAAGCACGGCGCCTTCGGCCCCGGCTACGGCGGCACCGTCCTGCCCGAGTGCCGCAAGGGCGCCGAGCTGGCGCTGGGCTCCAACCCAACCGCGGCCCTGGGACCCAAGGCGGGTGTTTACCCCGAGGGCATGGACTACCTGGTgtggcagcagaagcagcagcagcagcacctgcgaATGTACAgcgggggcagcggcggcgggggggcTCTCAGCAAATCCCCCGAGACGTGCGCGGGCGCCTCGCGGCCCTACGGGCTGGGTGGTGCCACTGACAAGGTGAGCTCGTCCCCCTTGAACTGCATGCACGGCAACTTCGCGGTGGGGCAGTACTTTGCTCCCCCCTGGAACAGCATCCTGGTGACCCCCAACAGCGACTGTTACAACCCGCCGGAGCTGGGGGCCGGCCCCCGCGAGCTGGGGGTGCCCCCGGCCGAGGGGCTGCCCAGCAAGAGCCTCTGCAATACCTccatcctcagcagcagcctccagtCCCTGGAGTATCTCATCAACGACATCCACCCGCCCTGCATCAAGGAGCAGATGCTGGGCAAGGGCTACGAGACCGTGTCTGTGCCAAGGCTCTTGGACCACCAGCACGCCCACATCCGCCTGCCCGTCTACAGATAA